From Polaribacter haliotis:
TTTAGTTGGATATTTAGATGATGTAAAAGAATATGGAAAAAGTGGAGTAACTCGTGTGCCAATAGCATATAAAGATATTGCTTTTTTTACTGTAAAACCATTCATTAATCAAGATGAGGCGGAAGAAAATTTGAGAGCAAATTATCTCTGGTTTCAAACGGTAAATAATGAATATTATTTCTTGAAATCTTCACTTAAAGAGATGGTAAAACACTTACCACTTCACTTCATTAGAATTAATGAAAGTTATATTGTTAATCTATCTCCAGAAATTTTAGAAGGAAGAATTAATGGTTCAAGAATTTCAGTTATGGGTAGGGAGATAATTGTAAAAAATACTTATAAGAACGAGTTTGAAAAAAGATTGAAATTAATGTATCACTAATAACTATTCAATTTTCATTAACATTTAGTTGTTTACCATTTTTATTTCCTTCTTAAATTACTATTCAATATTATTACCTTATAAAAGGTATATACTAGTGAGTATTTTTGTTGATCAATCAGTAAATTTTAGAAGTAAATACAATTCAATATCTAAAGCTTTAGATATTTTATATAGAGTCTTAATTGTAGGTGATGTATGGCTTGCCTCCAACCTTTGTATTTGTCGTTCATCAATATTAGATGCAACTGCTAAATCAAGTTGTGTCATATTTCTTTCTAACCGTAATTTTTTAATAAGATTACCTATTTTTTTAATAAACTCTTTTAATTCAGCTTCTTCCATTTATGCTACTCTTTGTGTTGAGTATAAATTCAAAATACTTTTATATTTGAAAAAAACACTAATACTTAAATAATTTGGCAAATGAAAAATACACATCTAACCCTTATCCTGTTTTATATCATATTTGTATATGTTAATAAGACAAATGCACAAGCACCATCTAATGACCTTGTCGAAAATGCAATAGAAATAACCTCTTTTCCGTTTTCAGATGAGGATGTATCTATTTATTTGGGAGAAGATGAGGTAATAAAAAATAGTTGTGACATAAGTTTAAATAAAAATGTGTTTTATAAATTTAAAGCAGTTGAAAATGCATTAATTACTACAAAAATGACAGTTGATTTTTATAATGCAAACTATCTTACAAATCCAAACATTTGGGGCGAATATGTAAATGGAATTTATAAATTACAATATCCAACAAGAATACTTATATATGAATCTCAATCTTTATCTATAAATAATGAAAATGACTTAAAACTTATATCTACATGTGATAATTTACTTGAAACAAATTTTGAAGTAGAAAAAAATAAATATTATTATATTTCTTTTTATAACAGGTTAGAAGATTATTATGGTGAGCCATTAAAAACAAATTTAACATTTAAAAGTGAAGAGTCAATATATCAATTAGAAAAAGCTGCTCTTATCGATTTTTACAACAATACAAATGGAGATGCCTGGGGCGATAAAACCAATTGGTTATCTTCTAAGCCTTTAAAAACTTGGAAAGGTGTACAAACTGCTGTTATTGATAATAAAGAATATGTTGCTGCTTTAATATTAGATGACAATAATTTATCAAGTAGCAGATTACCAAATACATTTGTAAATCTCAAAAAGCTTAAACAAATAAATTTAAGTGGTAATAATTTAGAAAATGAATTTATTTCTACAATTCCTAAATTATCAGAGTTGGTATTTTTAGATTTAAGCAGTAATAATTTATCTGGACAGATCCCTAACTCTTTAAAAGAGCTGAATAATTTAATGTATTTGGATTTATCTTTTAATAAACTTACTGGAAATATTCCAATATATTTTTCTGACTTTCAAAAGTATTTTGATTTATATCTTAATAATAATAATTTATCTGGTATTATTCCAAATCTAAATCATTTTGATATTTATAATATTAAATATAATTTATTTGATATA
This genomic window contains:
- a CDS encoding helix-turn-helix domain-containing protein; the protein is MEEAELKEFIKKIGNLIKKLRLERNMTQLDLAVASNIDERQIQRLEASHTSPTIKTLYKISKALDIELYLLLKFTD